One Mesorhizobium sp. J428 DNA segment encodes these proteins:
- a CDS encoding ABC transporter ATP-binding protein gives MTAQDKAPASDIRLGARGVTRRFGRLVANDAIDFSARRGTIHAIVGGNGAGKSTLMRILQGMDHPSEGTVVVNGEPVSFAGPADAFDHGIGMVHQEFMLVPGLSLLENLILAKEPVGGLGRIDRDTALAEARRLEKLAGVTVDWDVPEEEAPVHLRQIVEILRLLYRGADVLILDEPTAVLAPAQVRELIALLKKLREEGRTILFISHKLDEVLALADDITVIRTGKVVASLPASEADKAKLAELMIGEILARPSARESAAGKPVLELSGISARPGRGTAGLDALDLTVRAGEIVGIAGVAGNGQDELAGIVTGLRQASAGAIRIDGLDISSLPLSARRLAGLAYLSPDRAHEGLCLVAPIAENAIAGHHRRPEFSSSGFLKRGAIATHVETMLDRFGVKRSSSQLPASSLSGGNQQRVAVGRELDGNPKVLLACQPTRGVDIRGIAFIHQCLLDFRDRGGAVLLISEELDELITLSDRIVVLYGGKATGEVSRGSARIDEIGRLMLGGLDA, from the coding sequence ATGACCGCGCAGGACAAGGCCCCGGCCTCCGACATCCGCCTGGGCGCGCGCGGCGTGACCAGGCGGTTCGGGCGCCTCGTGGCCAACGACGCGATCGACTTCTCGGCGCGCCGCGGGACGATCCACGCGATCGTCGGCGGCAACGGCGCCGGAAAGTCGACGCTCATGCGCATCCTGCAGGGCATGGACCATCCGAGCGAGGGCACCGTCGTCGTCAACGGCGAGCCGGTGTCCTTCGCGGGTCCGGCTGATGCGTTCGACCACGGCATCGGCATGGTGCACCAGGAATTCATGCTGGTGCCGGGGCTCTCCCTGCTCGAGAACCTGATCCTCGCCAAGGAGCCGGTCGGCGGCCTCGGCCGGATCGACCGCGACACGGCCCTTGCCGAGGCGCGCCGTCTGGAGAAACTCGCGGGCGTCACGGTGGACTGGGACGTGCCGGAGGAAGAGGCGCCGGTTCACCTGCGCCAGATCGTCGAGATCCTGCGTTTGCTCTATCGCGGCGCGGATGTGCTGATCCTCGACGAGCCGACGGCCGTGCTCGCCCCTGCCCAGGTGCGCGAGCTCATCGCGCTGCTGAAGAAGCTGCGTGAGGAAGGGCGGACCATCCTGTTCATCAGCCACAAGCTGGACGAGGTGCTGGCGCTCGCCGACGACATCACGGTGATCCGTACCGGCAAGGTCGTCGCAAGCCTGCCTGCCTCGGAGGCCGACAAGGCCAAGCTGGCCGAACTGATGATCGGCGAGATCCTGGCGCGGCCTTCCGCGCGGGAGAGCGCCGCCGGCAAGCCGGTTCTCGAACTCTCCGGCATCTCGGCCCGTCCGGGCCGCGGCACCGCCGGCCTCGACGCGCTGGACCTCACCGTGCGTGCCGGCGAGATCGTCGGCATCGCCGGCGTCGCGGGCAACGGCCAGGACGAGCTCGCCGGCATCGTCACCGGCCTGCGTCAGGCAAGTGCCGGCGCAATCAGGATCGACGGGCTCGACATCTCGTCGCTGCCGCTCAGCGCCCGGCGTCTCGCGGGCCTCGCCTATCTCAGTCCCGACCGCGCGCATGAGGGCCTGTGCCTCGTCGCGCCGATCGCCGAGAACGCGATCGCCGGGCATCACCGCCGGCCGGAATTCTCGTCGTCCGGATTTCTCAAGCGTGGTGCGATCGCAACCCATGTCGAGACGATGCTCGACCGCTTCGGCGTCAAGCGCTCGTCCTCCCAGCTTCCCGCCTCCAGCCTGTCCGGCGGCAACCAGCAGCGCGTCGCGGTCGGGCGCGAGCTCGACGGAAATCCGAAGGTGCTGCTCGCCTGCCAGCCGACCCGCGGCGTCGATATCCGCGGCATCGCCTTCATCCACCAGTGCCTGCTCGACTTCCGCGACAGGGGCGGCGCTGTGCTGTTAATCTCGGAGGAACTCGACGAGCTCATCACGCTCTCGGACCGCATCGTCGTCCTCTATGGTGGCAAGGCGACCGGTGAAGTGTCGCGCGGCTCGGCGCGCATCGACGAGATCGGCCGCTTGATGCTCGGAGGGCTCGACGCATGA
- a CDS encoding aldehyde dehydrogenase, with amino-acid sequence MDRNLFIDGAWVDASAGTRADIKDPATGDLVGTSSIAARADVDRAVLAAARALSAWGGIHADERARILHRAADLIEARVEAIADTLTREQGKPIPDAKKEILFGVTVIRYYAEEGRRLGGSIRPASRSDIRSLVTTAPVGVVGGIVPWNYPVDLYAWKVAPSLAAGCTLVVKPPHETPLAIGQVVQCFADAGLPAGVLNDIPGTGPEVGAALAEHPGIAMISATASVPAGQSIMRAGAATLKRMSLELGGHSPFIVLDDADVEEAAAAAARRSFSNMGQICIAVNRILVSKPIHSRFVEALAAETRKIELGHGVEPGVLYGPVLNESVRARTTRHLDDAVRRGAKLVTGGSAPKGGLYDRGFFFEPALVDEVPDGALAVTEETFGPLAAIRSVADDREALAIANSLPYGLASYVYSGDLERAWSMAEQIEAGAVGVNVNDTSELQAPFGGWKMSGIGRELGREGIEAYRESKHIKMRVRQRI; translated from the coding sequence ATGGACCGCAACCTGTTCATCGACGGCGCCTGGGTCGACGCGAGCGCGGGCACGCGCGCCGACATCAAGGACCCGGCCACCGGCGATCTCGTCGGCACGAGCTCCATCGCGGCAAGGGCGGATGTTGACCGCGCCGTTCTGGCCGCCGCGCGCGCTCTCTCCGCATGGGGGGGCATCCATGCGGATGAGCGCGCGCGCATCCTTCACCGCGCCGCGGACCTGATCGAGGCGCGCGTCGAGGCGATCGCCGACACGCTGACGCGCGAGCAGGGCAAGCCGATCCCGGATGCGAAGAAGGAGATCCTCTTCGGCGTCACGGTCATCCGCTATTACGCGGAAGAGGGCAGGCGGCTCGGCGGGTCGATCCGCCCGGCCTCGCGATCCGACATCCGCAGCCTCGTCACCACCGCGCCCGTCGGCGTCGTCGGCGGCATCGTGCCGTGGAACTATCCGGTCGACCTCTATGCGTGGAAGGTGGCGCCCTCGCTTGCCGCCGGCTGCACGCTGGTGGTGAAGCCGCCGCATGAGACGCCGCTGGCGATCGGCCAGGTCGTGCAGTGCTTCGCCGATGCGGGCCTGCCCGCCGGCGTGCTCAACGACATCCCGGGCACAGGTCCGGAGGTCGGCGCGGCACTCGCCGAACATCCCGGCATCGCCATGATTTCGGCGACAGCGTCGGTCCCGGCCGGCCAGTCGATCATGCGGGCAGGAGCGGCGACGCTCAAGCGCATGTCGCTGGAGCTCGGCGGCCACAGCCCGTTCATCGTGCTGGACGACGCCGACGTCGAGGAGGCGGCCGCCGCCGCGGCGCGGCGCTCCTTCTCCAACATGGGCCAGATCTGCATCGCGGTGAACCGCATCCTCGTTTCGAAGCCGATCCATTCCCGCTTCGTGGAGGCGCTGGCCGCGGAGACGCGCAAGATCGAGCTCGGCCACGGCGTCGAGCCCGGCGTGCTCTACGGACCGGTGCTGAACGAAAGCGTGCGCGCCCGCACCACCCGGCATCTCGACGACGCCGTGCGGCGTGGGGCGAAGCTCGTCACCGGCGGCAGCGCTCCGAAGGGAGGCCTTTACGATCGCGGCTTCTTCTTCGAGCCGGCACTGGTGGACGAGGTGCCGGACGGCGCGCTTGCCGTCACCGAGGAGACCTTCGGCCCGCTCGCCGCGATCCGCTCGGTTGCCGACGATCGCGAGGCGCTGGCGATTGCCAACTCGCTGCCCTATGGCCTCGCATCCTATGTCTATTCCGGCGATCTGGAGCGTGCATGGTCGATGGCGGAGCAGATCGAGGCGGGTGCCGTCGGCGTCAACGTCAACGACACCAGCGAGCTGCAGGCGCCTTTCGGCGGCTGGAAGATGAGCGGCATCGGCCGCGAGCTCGGCCGCGAGGGCATCGAGGCCTATCGTGAATCCAAGCACATCAAGATGCGGGTCCGGCAGCGGATCTGA
- a CDS encoding GntR family transcriptional regulator produces MSADRLLHAPRYLQIADELKVRIASLDPGARLSSEPQLAKEFGVSRFTVTRAVEQLLEEGLITRRQGSGTFVAEAPLRRSPGYLLSFTEAVAATGHSAAHRLLAYGPAVWERGLPYDRDEALVLLDRLRLVDGMPIARHRSVLSRRLVDSIGLTEDRAADPSFSLYRHLDDHGLSVHSATESLLARPAEAEDRKLLGLPRNGVVVAVNRHSFAADGAVLDCVSAIYDARRYSYEARLVRRHRPGNTLTSQENDNAPQTDARDRHAGPRLGPWTLGGES; encoded by the coding sequence ATGTCCGCAGACCGCCTCCTTCATGCGCCGCGCTACCTTCAGATCGCCGACGAGCTGAAGGTCCGCATCGCGTCGCTCGATCCGGGCGCCCGTCTCTCCAGCGAACCGCAATTGGCGAAGGAGTTTGGTGTCAGCCGCTTCACCGTCACGCGGGCTGTCGAGCAGCTTCTCGAAGAAGGGCTGATCACGCGCCGGCAGGGCAGCGGGACATTCGTGGCGGAAGCGCCGCTGCGGCGCTCGCCCGGCTATCTGCTTTCCTTCACAGAAGCCGTCGCGGCGACCGGACATTCGGCCGCGCACCGGCTGCTCGCCTACGGTCCGGCGGTATGGGAACGCGGTCTTCCCTATGATCGCGACGAGGCTCTCGTCCTGCTGGATCGCCTGCGTCTGGTCGACGGCATGCCGATCGCGCGGCACCGGTCGGTGCTGTCGCGCCGGCTCGTCGACAGTATCGGCCTGACCGAGGACCGGGCAGCCGATCCGTCATTCTCGCTCTATCGGCATCTCGACGACCACGGCCTTTCCGTCCATTCGGCGACGGAGAGCCTTTTGGCGCGTCCAGCCGAAGCGGAAGACCGCAAGCTGCTCGGATTGCCGCGAAACGGCGTCGTCGTCGCGGTCAACCGCCACTCCTTTGCTGCTGACGGAGCCGTCCTGGACTGCGTCAGCGCGATCTACGATGCCCGTCGCTATTCCTACGAGGCTCGCCTCGTGCGGCGGCATCGGCCCGGGAACACCCTAACAAGTCAGGAGAACGACAATGCACCGCAAACTGATGCTCGGGACCGCCATGCTGGCCCTCGTCTCGGCCCTTGGACTCTCGGCGGCGAAAGCTGA
- a CDS encoding ABC transporter permease: MSAVAAEQSSSRLQAALAIALPLVLAFAGTAVLLGLAGHNPVEVYRLLIVESFGGTRRIAATLSAATPLMLTGLATAIAFRAGAFNVGVEGCVYVGGLAAAYIGFTFVGLPAAILLPLALATGLVVGSLWMLVPGVLKARLDVDEVVTTLMLNFIAISLTAYLVNGPLLAPGSANSATPMVDAAARLPRLMPPSTLNAGFLIAVALLLLYWLWGKRTALGFETRLAGLNPRFATASGIDVPGLIIKMMLLSGAIGGLAGAVHALGNVGRFVSGFSPGYGFAGIAVALLGRGSAIGIFLAAILFGALAASGATIQLFSDVPIEIVNVLQGMVMIFAVARFGWIMSKKRGAA; encoded by the coding sequence ATGAGCGCCGTTGCCGCCGAACAATCCTCCTCCCGCCTGCAGGCCGCGCTGGCGATTGCCCTGCCGCTGGTGCTCGCCTTTGCGGGCACGGCTGTCCTGCTTGGGCTGGCCGGCCACAACCCGGTCGAGGTCTACCGCCTGCTGATCGTCGAATCCTTCGGCGGAACGCGCCGTATCGCCGCCACTCTGTCTGCCGCGACGCCGCTGATGCTGACCGGCCTCGCCACGGCGATCGCCTTCCGCGCCGGGGCCTTCAATGTCGGCGTCGAGGGTTGCGTCTATGTCGGCGGTTTGGCCGCCGCCTATATCGGTTTCACCTTCGTCGGGCTTCCCGCCGCAATCCTCCTGCCGCTGGCGCTCGCCACCGGCCTTGTCGTCGGCTCGCTCTGGATGCTGGTGCCGGGCGTTCTCAAGGCGCGCCTCGACGTGGACGAGGTCGTCACCACGCTGATGCTCAACTTCATCGCCATCAGCCTCACCGCCTACCTGGTCAACGGACCGCTTCTGGCGCCCGGTTCCGCCAATTCGGCGACGCCGATGGTCGATGCCGCCGCCCGCCTGCCGCGCCTGATGCCGCCCTCGACGCTCAATGCCGGCTTCCTCATCGCGGTGGCGCTGCTGTTGCTCTACTGGCTTTGGGGCAAGCGCACCGCGCTCGGCTTCGAGACGCGGCTGGCTGGTCTCAATCCGCGCTTCGCCACCGCCTCCGGCATCGACGTTCCCGGCCTCATCATCAAGATGATGCTCCTGTCGGGCGCCATTGGCGGCCTCGCCGGCGCGGTGCATGCGCTCGGCAATGTCGGCCGCTTCGTCTCCGGCTTCTCGCCCGGCTATGGATTTGCCGGCATCGCCGTCGCCCTGCTCGGACGCGGCTCGGCGATCGGCATCTTCCTGGCGGCGATCCTGTTCGGGGCGCTCGCCGCGTCGGGTGCGACCATCCAGCTCTTCAGCGATGTGCCGATCGAGATCGTCAACGTGCTGCAGGGCATGGTCATGATCTTCGCCGTCGCCCGCTTCGGCTGGATCATGTCGAAGAAGAGGGGCGCGGCATGA
- a CDS encoding TetR/AcrR family transcriptional regulator codes for MDAPVVDKRERILSAASELIVKNGLQCSMAEIAQVAGVATGTLYLYFASKEEMVRGVYQRLTAKVGASLIIEHGPEVPHETRVRRYIDDYIRLIWADPEQAILFEYLSNIPLLQPGELRQLFAPVTDFTAKVFTEAHAAGVLRDFDPNVMGAYVGGGIRNTLKWRRADGSSLTEPERRQIAEMCWSAIARQQPAATGSLA; via the coding sequence TTGGACGCACCTGTTGTCGACAAGCGTGAGCGCATACTCAGCGCCGCATCCGAGCTGATCGTGAAGAACGGGCTTCAATGCTCGATGGCGGAGATCGCCCAGGTGGCCGGGGTCGCCACGGGCACGCTTTACCTCTATTTCGCCTCGAAGGAGGAGATGGTCCGCGGGGTGTATCAAAGGCTGACCGCGAAAGTGGGCGCCTCCCTCATCATCGAGCATGGACCCGAGGTTCCGCACGAAACGCGGGTCCGGCGCTACATCGACGACTATATCCGCCTGATATGGGCCGATCCCGAGCAGGCGATCCTGTTCGAATACCTGTCCAACATCCCCCTTCTGCAGCCCGGCGAATTGAGGCAGCTCTTCGCGCCGGTGACGGACTTCACCGCCAAGGTGTTTACCGAGGCCCATGCCGCAGGTGTGCTGCGCGACTTCGACCCGAACGTCATGGGCGCCTATGTCGGCGGCGGCATCCGCAATACGCTGAAATGGCGTCGCGCCGATGGCTCTTCCTTGACCGAACCGGAACGGCGGCAGATCGCAGAGATGTGCTGGTCGGCCATCGCGCGCCAGCAGCCTGCGGCGACGGGCAGCTTGGCCTGA
- a CDS encoding SIS domain-containing protein has protein sequence MTTLIDRYFQTLSERLETVRSTQGPAIEKAAAACAKSIAAGKLAFTFGTGHGALPALESFPRTGTIVGFRPIVESTMISFHHVWGDMGARQYRFIHAQEGYGKAILRSHQIDPADTMILFSHSGINAVIMDIAMECKERGITLIGVTSLPHSTSTPSRHSSGKRLFEVADVVIDTGIPRADANLYIDGLESPVGASSTSVTIAVAHAIVSSTAEKLVQQGVHPHVMVSPNTTEKEKANRQNDENYEQLWARLKAR, from the coding sequence ATGACCACGCTGATCGACCGCTATTTCCAGACGCTTTCGGAGCGGCTGGAGACGGTGCGCTCCACCCAGGGACCGGCCATCGAGAAGGCCGCCGCGGCCTGCGCCAAGTCCATCGCCGCCGGCAAGCTCGCCTTCACATTCGGGACCGGCCACGGCGCACTGCCTGCACTCGAGAGCTTCCCGCGCACCGGAACCATCGTCGGCTTCCGGCCGATCGTCGAAAGCACGATGATCTCGTTCCACCACGTCTGGGGCGACATGGGTGCCAGGCAGTATCGCTTCATCCATGCCCAGGAAGGCTACGGCAAGGCGATCCTGCGCTCGCACCAGATCGATCCGGCCGACACGATGATCCTGTTCTCGCATTCCGGCATCAACGCCGTGATCATGGACATTGCCATGGAGTGCAAGGAGCGCGGCATCACGCTGATCGGCGTGACCTCGCTGCCGCATTCGACCTCGACGCCGTCACGCCACTCGTCCGGCAAGCGCCTGTTCGAGGTCGCCGACGTCGTCATCGACACCGGCATCCCGCGCGCCGACGCCAATCTCTACATCGACGGGCTGGAATCGCCGGTGGGCGCCAGCTCCACCTCGGTCACCATCGCCGTCGCGCACGCCATCGTGTCCTCGACCGCCGAGAAGCTCGTGCAGCAGGGCGTCCATCCGCACGTGATGGTGAGCCCCAACACCACCGAGAAGGAAAAGGCCAACAGGCAGAACGACGAGAACTACGAGCAGCTCTGGGCCCGGCTCAAGGCACGGTGA
- a CDS encoding nucleoside phosphorylase has translation MSEEQATSAWYIGASRDEVGEAAILVGDPARVPRLAAKMTNVHSVKENRGLKTVTGTYAGKRVTVSAFGMGAPIATIVLHELFALGIRNFLRIGTAMAIPPAKIGDFVLADGALRADGTSNSYAPLGFPAIADFTLNTVLRAKLAASKRAWHAGIYGTYDGFYTEMFGLSGARREMIGKLKQDIERMGLIGTDMETSALLTAARILGARCSTLCVATVDAHSQAKIDDAAMDVAEAELFDVALDAMTSLPA, from the coding sequence ATGAGCGAAGAACAAGCCACGAGCGCCTGGTATATCGGTGCAAGCCGGGACGAAGTGGGAGAGGCGGCCATCCTGGTCGGCGACCCTGCGCGCGTGCCGCGTCTCGCCGCGAAGATGACGAACGTCCATTCGGTCAAGGAGAACCGGGGGCTGAAGACGGTCACCGGCACCTATGCCGGCAAGCGCGTCACCGTCTCGGCCTTCGGCATGGGTGCGCCGATCGCGACCATCGTGTTGCACGAGCTGTTCGCGCTCGGCATCCGCAACTTCCTGCGTATCGGCACCGCGATGGCGATCCCGCCGGCGAAGATCGGCGATTTCGTGCTGGCGGACGGCGCGCTGCGCGCTGACGGCACGTCGAACTCCTACGCTCCCCTGGGCTTCCCGGCCATCGCGGACTTCACGCTGAACACGGTGCTGCGCGCGAAGCTGGCCGCCTCGAAGCGCGCCTGGCATGCCGGCATCTACGGCACCTATGACGGCTTCTATACCGAGATGTTCGGCCTGTCCGGGGCGCGCCGCGAGATGATCGGCAAGCTGAAGCAGGACATCGAGCGGATGGGCCTGATCGGCACCGACATGGAGACCTCCGCGCTGCTGACCGCCGCCCGCATCCTCGGCGCCCGCTGCTCGACGCTGTGCGTCGCCACGGTGGACGCCCACAGCCAGGCCAAGATCGACGACGCCGCGATGGATGTCGCCGAGGCCGAACTCTTCGATGTCGCGCTTGACGCGATGACATCGCTGCCGGCCTGA
- a CDS encoding carbohydrate kinase family protein encodes MTRIAISGYASLDHVMTLDGIPTPGRTTTILTRPEDAWPRLGGSPAYVAAALASGGIDGATPVTWIGDDLAGEDYRAQLRRRGIRTDGVSAIEGERTPMAILAYEPQGGCLCLYHPASAGHLVLTDNQRDVIAGADWLCVTVGPKAATREAVGLLSPAAKLCWVVKDDPRAVTPDLAAELAARADLICCSAAEAAFVRRAFEAGTVPKPDLMLIETRGGAGAQVTYAGVTTFVPSEPLVVTDPTGAGDTFAGGALAALASGETDPVAVVKSGHKAAHALLSGRVANQNESA; translated from the coding sequence GTGACCCGCATCGCGATTTCCGGCTATGCCAGCCTCGATCACGTGATGACGCTGGACGGGATCCCGACGCCCGGCCGCACCACGACGATCCTGACCAGGCCCGAGGACGCATGGCCGCGCCTTGGCGGCAGCCCCGCCTATGTCGCGGCCGCGCTTGCCTCAGGCGGCATCGACGGTGCAACGCCCGTGACCTGGATCGGCGACGACCTGGCCGGCGAGGACTATCGCGCACAATTGAGGCGCCGCGGCATCCGGACGGACGGCGTGTCGGCGATCGAAGGCGAGCGCACGCCGATGGCGATCCTCGCCTACGAACCGCAGGGCGGATGTCTCTGCCTCTACCATCCTGCCTCCGCCGGTCACCTCGTCCTGACGGACAATCAACGAGACGTCATCGCCGGCGCCGACTGGCTCTGTGTTACCGTCGGGCCGAAGGCGGCGACCCGCGAGGCGGTCGGCCTGCTCTCGCCCGCCGCAAAGCTCTGCTGGGTGGTCAAGGACGATCCGCGTGCCGTCACGCCCGACCTCGCGGCCGAGCTTGCCGCGCGCGCCGACCTCATCTGCTGCAGCGCGGCCGAGGCCGCCTTCGTGCGGCGCGCCTTCGAGGCCGGCACAGTACCGAAGCCCGATTTGATGCTGATCGAGACGCGCGGCGGTGCCGGGGCGCAGGTCACGTACGCAGGCGTGACGACGTTCGTGCCTTCCGAACCGCTCGTCGTCACGGATCCTACGGGCGCTGGAGATACATTTGCGGGCGGTGCCCTCGCGGCGCTTGCCAGCGGCGAAACCGATCCGGTCGCGGTCGTCAAATCCGGCCATAAGGCGGCGCATGCCCTGCTGTCAGGGCGCGTCGCAAACCAGAATGAAAGTGCATGA
- a CDS encoding cysteine hydrolase family protein: MTDTKKTALILVDVINSFFDPSQPNYYKGVEDVLEPIRRLRAAANASGAVVVHAVERHRPGFDDFEWRKLPLHHLEQAFDAEFFGEFRPQGDNETLVLKRRFSAFFATDLALFLTEQKVERVIIVGVKTNVCIRATAQDAFANGFEPVVPREATNSNRPHLAEASLEDIDRYMGRVVSVDEAIGMLS, encoded by the coding sequence ATGACCGACACGAAAAAGACCGCCCTCATCCTCGTCGACGTGATCAACTCCTTTTTCGATCCGTCGCAGCCGAACTACTACAAGGGCGTCGAGGACGTTCTTGAGCCGATCCGACGGCTGCGGGCTGCGGCGAATGCGTCCGGTGCCGTGGTGGTGCACGCCGTGGAGCGCCATCGGCCCGGCTTCGACGATTTCGAGTGGCGCAAGCTGCCGCTGCATCATCTTGAACAGGCCTTCGACGCCGAGTTCTTCGGCGAGTTCAGGCCGCAGGGAGACAACGAGACACTCGTGCTCAAGCGCCGCTTCAGCGCCTTCTTCGCGACCGATCTCGCCCTGTTCCTGACCGAACAGAAGGTGGAGCGGGTGATCATCGTCGGCGTGAAGACCAATGTCTGCATCCGCGCCACCGCGCAGGATGCCTTCGCCAACGGTTTCGAGCCGGTGGTGCCGCGCGAGGCGACGAATTCCAACCGGCCGCATCTGGCCGAGGCCTCGCTGGAGGACATCGACCGCTACATGGGGCGCGTCGTGTCCGTGGACGAAGCGATCGGGATGCTGTCGTGA
- a CDS encoding ABC transporter permease, whose amino-acid sequence MIENVLHSAIVMTTPVLLAAIGGLVNRIGGIVNIGLDSMMLGGALIAIILASQTGSWGVALVGAAGVGALLGLLMSLCVTRLKADEIIVGLGFNILVAGLVRFFLKTAYGSSGTLRLPDVARLPRIEIPVIADIPYLGAILSGHDPLTWAAWILVPVTVWFLRRTRLGLRLRAAGAAPQASRALGLSPLRLRDASTVFAGLLAGLAGAYLSIGVVGIFNEGITAGRGFIALAAFYFGRNRPWPTALCALLFGFFDALQIRLQGRGIPAELIQTLPYAMVIVVLTFMAIATRRARALKA is encoded by the coding sequence ATGATTGAGAACGTCCTCCATTCGGCGATCGTCATGACGACGCCGGTGCTGCTCGCCGCGATCGGCGGGCTGGTCAACCGCATCGGCGGCATCGTCAACATCGGACTCGATTCCATGATGCTGGGCGGCGCCCTCATCGCGATCATCCTCGCCTCGCAGACTGGCAGCTGGGGCGTCGCGCTGGTGGGCGCGGCCGGCGTCGGCGCGCTGCTCGGCCTCCTGATGTCGCTCTGCGTCACGCGGCTCAAGGCCGACGAGATCATCGTTGGGCTCGGGTTCAACATCCTCGTCGCCGGTCTCGTCCGCTTCTTCCTCAAGACCGCCTATGGCAGCTCGGGCACGCTGCGCCTGCCCGACGTTGCCCGGCTTCCCCGCATCGAGATCCCGGTCATTGCCGACATTCCCTATCTCGGTGCCATCCTGTCCGGCCATGACCCACTCACCTGGGCCGCCTGGATCCTTGTTCCGGTGACGGTCTGGTTCCTGCGCCGCACGCGCCTCGGCCTGCGCCTCCGCGCGGCGGGCGCTGCCCCGCAGGCCTCGCGCGCGCTGGGCCTGTCGCCGCTGAGGCTGCGCGATGCCTCGACGGTCTTCGCCGGCCTGCTGGCAGGCCTCGCCGGCGCCTATCTGTCGATCGGTGTCGTCGGCATCTTCAACGAGGGCATCACCGCCGGCCGCGGCTTCATCGCGCTGGCCGCCTTCTATTTCGGCCGCAACCGGCCATGGCCGACCGCACTGTGCGCGCTGCTGTTCGGCTTCTTCGACGCCTTGCAGATCCGCCTCCAGGGACGCGGCATCCCGGCCGAACTGATCCAGACACTACCTTATGCAATGGTGATCGTGGTGCTGACCTTTATGGCGATCGCCACGCGCCGCGCCCGCGCCCTGAAAGCCTGA
- a CDS encoding BMP family protein, with protein sequence MHRKLMLGTAMLALVSALGLSAAKADDRPAALIISQSGLGDQSYNDLAYEGFKRGLEATKLEGRPIESKEVVAQAVDILRRASDANFGLVVDLEYAHGDALTEVAKDYPDTKYVILNQVREGANVASVLFQEQEGSYLAGTLAALVTTDTSIKGINAEPVIGVIGGTKSAGIDKFIAGYMEGAKAANPDVKVLVAYSNNFADPAIGLQMTKAMFEQGADIVYQIAGGTGMGVIQAAKEAGHYAIGVDTDQDGLAPGSVLTSMIKRTDVAVEAMLKDYAADTFPAGKTAAFGLKEGGVGLSEMKHTKELIPAPILEKVETAKQDILSGKVQVWNVVTQGYPDWLK encoded by the coding sequence ATGCACCGCAAACTGATGCTCGGGACCGCCATGCTGGCCCTCGTCTCGGCCCTTGGACTCTCGGCGGCGAAAGCTGACGATCGACCCGCTGCTCTGATCATCTCGCAGAGCGGCCTCGGCGACCAGTCCTACAACGACCTCGCCTATGAAGGCTTCAAGCGCGGCCTGGAGGCCACCAAGCTCGAAGGCCGTCCGATCGAATCGAAGGAGGTCGTCGCCCAGGCGGTCGACATCCTGCGCCGCGCGTCCGACGCCAATTTCGGCCTCGTGGTCGACCTCGAATATGCCCATGGCGACGCGCTGACCGAGGTCGCCAAGGACTATCCCGACACCAAATACGTGATCCTGAACCAGGTGCGCGAGGGCGCCAATGTCGCCTCCGTCCTGTTCCAGGAGCAGGAAGGCTCCTACCTTGCCGGCACGCTCGCCGCACTGGTCACGACCGACACCTCGATCAAGGGCATCAATGCCGAGCCGGTGATCGGCGTGATCGGCGGCACCAAGTCGGCCGGCATCGACAAGTTCATCGCCGGCTACATGGAAGGCGCCAAGGCCGCCAATCCGGACGTCAAGGTGCTGGTCGCCTATTCGAACAACTTCGCCGATCCGGCGATCGGCCTGCAGATGACCAAGGCCATGTTCGAGCAGGGCGCCGACATCGTCTACCAGATCGCCGGCGGCACCGGCATGGGCGTCATCCAGGCGGCCAAGGAAGCCGGGCACTACGCCATCGGCGTCGACACCGACCAGGACGGGCTTGCTCCCGGCTCGGTGCTCACCAGCATGATCAAGCGCACCGACGTCGCCGTCGAGGCTATGCTCAAGGACTATGCCGCGGACACGTTCCCGGCGGGCAAGACGGCTGCCTTCGGCCTTAAGGAGGGCGGTGTCGGCCTGTCCGAAATGAAGCACACCAAGGAGCTGATCCCGGCTCCGATCCTCGAAAAGGTAGAGACGGCGAAGCAGGACATCCTGTCCGGCAAGGTCCAGGTTTGGAACGTCGTCACCCAGGGCTATCCGGATTGGCTGAAGTAA